One part of the Rutidosis leptorrhynchoides isolate AG116_Rl617_1_P2 chromosome 1, CSIRO_AGI_Rlap_v1, whole genome shotgun sequence genome encodes these proteins:
- the LOC139900882 gene encoding protein FAR1-RELATED SEQUENCE 5-like: protein MSIGDKNVQVDDLIHRNDQFHVKDDFVVNDGDDDEQSHFSDVSDEFDHIEIFEHHDTDGECVYVPKSFCVGSEEISSSGIKSWTPNVDESLLPAIGMVFDSIDLAYNFYKEYAVNGGFEVRKSSSKRGFDEFGNSLVRYMYFLCSKQGSNQEILHKPEDVSATDDIFDMNVDCFGEVNTLTSVDDNFVKAHNHILVHPHHIKHLKSQRRLNNSQKSFLFKLNQVGIGPCRGYRILGKVKGGDEDVGCSKWELAGAFWADQALKENYKVFGDVVSFDSTYRTNKYDMKFIPFTGIDNHKKCVTFGAALLAKEDADSYKWLCEAFKKAFPEEPQIVLIDQDPSMIVAIEVVFKKARHGLCMWHVTEKITNKVNGQKLGQIHQKFGQRWSIIENSIGPAVSNVGFKDSISQIFWTDKLDPDDFDKRLFSIVARYKLEDNEWLNEMFKLRRKWIPAYFRYWDMSGLMRTSSRSESENHMFQQLMSNSSTLVEFISFFETAMKIFGEVQGQIKAASRYCMNYQVDHKNGFTEYTVMDRSVTNNGLANNLDKAGNPLAFDEYIPAVSVVKYSEKSKEVSCDCRLFERIGYFCRHILYVLRMTNVKVIPNKYVMKRWCIDAITLKDPNTYFDSNQVGSSGEFGVQMKEIYKMIDHAIGLYKDDPEKLSLLKDTITRLKDKAVEEMGNDHTLSKDEFIEGLVGIPKPDKVSVYCPNNLRSKGCGKRITNIREEAIKQQTVNHRTCCFCNEVWHNSRGCKVRKQKILEKKIEDRERMEQEMNAHR, encoded by the exons ATGTCGATCGGTGATAAAAATGTTCAAGTTGATGACTTGATTCATCGTAATGATCAGTTTCATGTCAAAGATGATTTTGTTGTTAACGACGGCGATGATGATGAACAATCTCATTTTTCTGACGTCAGTGATGAATTTGATCATATCGAGATCTTCGAACATCATGATACTGACGGAGAAT GTGTTTATGTACCCAAAAGTTTCTGTGTTGGTTCTGAGGAAATTTCGTCTTCTGGTATAAAATCGTGGACACCTAATGTAGACGAATCTCTTTTACCAGCTATAGGAATGGTTTTTGATTCTATAGATTTAGCATATAATTTCTACAAGGAGTATGCAGTTAATGGTGGGTTTGAGGTAAGGAAGTCTTCATCAAAAAGAGGGTTTGATGAATTTGGTAATAGTCTAGTCAGATATATGTATTTTCTATGTAGCAAGCAAGGATCTAATCAAGAGATTTTGCATAAACCTGAGGATGTTTCAGCTACTGATGATATATTTGATATGAATGTGGATTGTTTTGGGGAAGTTAATACATTAACGTCTGTTGATGATAAT TTTGTGAAAGCTCATAACCATATATTGGTTCATCCTCATCACATAAAACATTTAAAATCTCAAAGACGATTaaataattctcaaaaatcattttTATTCAAGTTGAATCAAGTTGGGATTGGTCCTTGTAGAGGTTATCGAATTTTGGGTAAAGTGAAAGGTGGTGATGAAGATGTTGGATGTTCGAAG TGGGAGTTAGCTGGAGCATTTTGGGCTGATCAAGCTTTAAAAGAAAATTACAAAGTTTTTGGAGACGTAGTTTCATTTGATTCAACCTATCGAACAAACAA ATATGATATGAAATTCATACCATTTACTGGTATTGATAACCATAAGAAGTGTGTTACTTTTGGTGCTGCGTTATTAGCAAAAGAAGATGCGGATTCGTATAAGTGGTTATGTGAAGCTTTTAAGAAAGCATTCCCCGAAGAACCGCAAATAGTATTGATTGATCAAGATCCCTCCATGATAGTTGCTATTGAAGTTGTTTTCAAGAAAGCAAGACACGGACTTTGTATGTGGCATGTAACTGAGAAAATTACAAACAAG GTCAATGGTCAAAAGTTAGGTCAAATCCATCAAAAGTTTGGTCAACGTTGGTCAATAATCGAAAATTCA ATTGGTCCTGCTGTTTCAAATGTGGGTTTTAAAGATTCTATTTCTCAAATTTTCTGGACTGACAAGTTAGACCCTGATGATTTTGATAAAAGATTGTTCTCAATTGTGGCACGTTATAAATTAGAAGATAACGAGTGGTTAAATGAAATGTTTAAACTTAGGAGAAAATGGATACCAGCCTATTTTAGATATTGGGATATGTCAGGGTTAATGCGCACTTCTTCCCGTTCTGAGAGTGAAAACCACATGTTTCAACAATTGATGAGCAATAGTTCAACCTTAGTTGAGTTTATCAGTTTTTTCGAAACTGCTAT GAAAATTTTTGGTGAAGTACAGGGTCAAATCAAAGCTGCATCGAGATATTGTATGAATTATCAAGTTGatcataaaaatggttttacaGAGTATACTGTAATGGATAGAAGTGTTACAAATAATGGGTTAGCAAATAATCTTGATAAAGCTGGTAATCCTCTGGCTTTTGATGAATACATTCCAGCAGTTAGTGTggtaaagtattcagaaaaatcaaAAGAAGTATCATGTGATTGTAGATTATTTGAAAGAATAGGTTacttttgtcgacatattttatatgTGCTAAGGATGACAAATGTTAAAGTAATCCCAAACAAGTATGTTATGAAAAGATGGTGTATTGATGCTATTACTTTAAAAGATCCCAACACATATTTTGATTCTAATCAAGTTGGATCTTCCGGAGAGTTTGGTGTTCAAATGAAGGAGATTTATAAAATGATTGATCATGCGATAGGGCTATATAAGGATGATCCTGAAAAATTAAGTTTACTCAAAGATACAATTACAAGGTTGAAGGATAAAGCTGTAGAGGAAATGGGAAATGATCATACATTGAGTAAAGATGAATTTATTGAGGGTTTGGTTGGTATACCAAAACCTGATAAAGTGTCAGTTTATTGCCCTAATAATTTGAGAAGTAAAGGTTGTGGCAAAAGAATTACAAATATTCGAGAAGAAGCTATCAAACAACAAACAGTCAATCACAGAACTTGCTGTTTCTGTAACGAAGTTTGGCATAACAGTAGAGGTTGTAAAGTTAGGAAGCAGAAGattttggaaaaaaaaattgaaGACCGGGAGAGAATGGAGCAAGAGATGAATGCACATAGATGA